The sequence below is a genomic window from Ciceribacter thiooxidans.
CGACGGCTTGAAGACCACGGTGTTGCCGCCCGCGATCGCCGGCGCCAGCTTCCAGGCCATCATCATCAGAGGGTAGTTCCAGGGCGCGATCGAGCCGACGACGCCGATCGGATCGCGGCGGACCATCGAGGTGTGGCCGGGCAGGTATTCTCCGGCGACGGGCGCATGCAGTGAGCGGATGGCGCCTGCGAAGAAGCGCCAGCAGTCGACGATCGCCGGAATTTCATCGTTGATCACGGAATTGATCGGCTTACCGCAATTCAAGGATTCCAGTGCCGCGAAACCGGACGCATCCTTCTCGATGGCGTCTGCGATCGCGAGCAGGTAGGCGGCACGCTGCGACGGCGTCGTCGCCGACCAGCTGTCGAATGCCTTTTCCGCGGCGTCGACGGCGGCGTCGACCTGTGCGAGTGAAGCCTCGGGAAGCTCCAGAATGGTCTCGCCGGTCTTCGGATTGAGGATTTTCTCCTCGATCTCCGTGCCCTTTTCGAAGCGGCCGTCGATCAGCATCTGGGTGTCCATGTCGTTCTCCCTCATCTGGTTTGTCGGGTTATTTGCCGCTTCCCGAAATCCGGTCGGTGTCGCGGGTGAGATAATAGGCCGCCAGGATCGGCAGGAAGGTCACGATCACCACCAGCATGGCGACGACGTTGGTAACCGGCCGCTGGCGCGGGCGAATGAGTTCCTCGAGCATCCAGATCGGCAATGTCGTCTGCTGTCCGCCGGTGAAGGTGGTGACGATGACCTCGTCGAACGAGAGCGCGAAGGCGAGCATGCCGCCGGCAAGCAGCGCGGTCGCGATGTTCGGCAGTACCACGTGGCGGAAGGTCTGGAAGCCGTCGGCGCCGAGGTCCATCGACGCCTCGATCAGCGATCCCGAGGTGCGGCGGAAGCGGGCGACGGCGTTGTTGTAGACGACGACGATGCAGAAGGTGCCGTGGCCGAGGATGATCGTCCACATTGAATAGGGGATCTCCGCCAGCGAAAAGGCCGAGCGGAGCGCGATGCCGGTGACGATGCCCGGCAGCGCGATCGGCAGGATGACGAGAAGCGAGATCGCCTCGCGACCGAAGAAGGCCGAGCGCGCCACGGCGGCTGCGGCGAGCGTGCCCAGCACGAGGGCGATCAGCGTGGCGATGCTCGCGACCTTGACCGAGAGTGTCAGCGCTTCCCAGACGTCGGGACGGTTCCAGGCGACGGCAAACCACTGGGTGGTGAAGCCCGGCGGCGGCCACTGGAAGCTCTTCTCCTCGGTGGTGAAGGCGTAGACGAAGATCAGGAGGATCGGCAGGTGCAGGAAGAGGAGCCCGCCGGCCGCGGCGATCTTGAGCGGCCATCCGGCCGAGGAGCGGTCAGAGCGCATCGAAAGCCCCCATGCGTTTGGCAGCCCACAGATAGACGCCCATGATGGCGATCGGCACGACCGAGAAGGCGGCGGCGAGCGGCACGTTGCCGGCCGTTCCCTGCTGGGCGTAGACGGCTTGGCCGATGAAGAGGCGCGAGGAGCCGACGATCTGCGGAATGATGTAGTCGCCGAGCGTGAGCGAGAAGGTGAAGATCGAGCCTGCTACGATGCCGGGCATGGCAAGCGGAAGCAGCACGTTGCGGAAGGTCTGGCCGGGATGCGCGCCGAGGTCGGAAGAGGCCTCGATGAGGTTGCCGGGAACACGCTCGAGTGCCGCCTGAACCGGCAGGATCATGAAGGGCAGCCACACGTAGACGAAGACGAGGAAGGTGCCGATGTAGCTGATCGACAGCGAGTTGCCGCCGATCACCGGCAGGGAAAGGATGCCGTCGAGGAGCCAGGAAAGGCCGAGACGGTCGAAGGTCCAGGTGAGGATGCCTTCCTTGGCAAGGATCAGCTTCCAGGCATAGACCTTGACGAGGTAACTCGACCAGAGCGGCAGCATGACGCCGAGATAGAAGAAGGCTTTCCAGCGACCGGTGGCATAGCGCGCGGCATAATAGGCGATGGGGAAGGCGAGCACGGCCGATGCCAGCGTCACCGCTACGGCCATCAGGACCGTCCGCACGATAATGTCGAAATTGGTCGGCACCAGGAGCTGACGATAGGTCGAGAGGGTCAGCTCATAATTTATCAGGCCGGAAAAATCGTCGATCGAGAAGAAACCTTGCAGAAGCAGCGCAATCAGAGAGCCGACATAGATGATGCCGAGCCAGAGAAGCGGCGGGACCAGCATCACGGCGAGCAGCAGCGCCGGGCGACGCCAGAAGACATCGGAGAGATGGCCGAAGACGCCGGACCTGCCGGGCAGGATGGAGGCGGTCGATACGTCGCTCATGCCTCGCCGTCCATATAGTGGAGGTCGGAGGCGAGCCACGAGATTCTCGTTTCTTCGCCCGGCTTCGGCGTGGCCCGGCCGGCCGGCACCATGACATTGATGGCAGTCTCTCCGGTGCGCAGGTGGAGGCGGGTCGCGCTGCCGAGGAAGCTCTCGGACACGACGGTCGCGGCGATGCCGCCTTCGGAAACCAGTCGGATCGCCTCGGGCCTCAGGCTCACCCATCTGGCCTCGCCGCCGAGGCGTTGCATGTCGGCCGGTGCGATGACGTTGGAGGAGCCGACGAAATCGGCGACGAAACGGGTCCGCGGGCGATTGTAGATCTCTTGCGGCGAGCCGGCCTGGACGATGCCGCCGTTGTTGAAGACGGCGACGCGGTCGGCCATCGAGAGCGCCTCGCCCTGGTCGTGAGTGACGAACACGAAGGTGATGCCGAGCGCGCGCTGCAGGCTTTTAAGCTCCTCCTGCATCTGTTCCCGGAGCTTGAGATCGAGCGCGCCGAGCGGCTCGTCGAGGAGCAACACCTTCGGCTTGTTGACCAGCGCGCGGGCGAGCGCCACGCGCTGGCGCTGGCCGCCGGAAAGCTGGCCGGGCTTGCGGGCGCCGTAGCCGGGGAGCTTTACGAGTTCGAGCGCCTGTTCGGCGAGGCGGTGACGCTCCACCTTTCCGACGCCCTTGACCATCAGCCCGTAGGCGACGTTGTCGAGAATG
It includes:
- a CDS encoding ABC transporter permease, with protein sequence MRSDRSSAGWPLKIAAAGGLLFLHLPILLIFVYAFTTEEKSFQWPPPGFTTQWFAVAWNRPDVWEALTLSVKVASIATLIALVLGTLAAAAVARSAFFGREAISLLVILPIALPGIVTGIALRSAFSLAEIPYSMWTIILGHGTFCIVVVYNNAVARFRRTSGSLIEASMDLGADGFQTFRHVVLPNIATALLAGGMLAFALSFDEVIVTTFTGGQQTTLPIWMLEELIRPRQRPVTNVVAMLVVIVTFLPILAAYYLTRDTDRISGSGK
- a CDS encoding ABC transporter permease yields the protein MSDVSTASILPGRSGVFGHLSDVFWRRPALLLAVMLVPPLLWLGIIYVGSLIALLLQGFFSIDDFSGLINYELTLSTYRQLLVPTNFDIIVRTVLMAVAVTLASAVLAFPIAYYAARYATGRWKAFFYLGVMLPLWSSYLVKVYAWKLILAKEGILTWTFDRLGLSWLLDGILSLPVIGGNSLSISYIGTFLVFVYVWLPFMILPVQAALERVPGNLIEASSDLGAHPGQTFRNVLLPLAMPGIVAGSIFTFSLTLGDYIIPQIVGSSRLFIGQAVYAQQGTAGNVPLAAAFSVVPIAIMGVYLWAAKRMGAFDAL
- a CDS encoding ABC transporter ATP-binding protein translates to MTAAVSFSQVSRHFGPVKAVDAVDLKIAPGEFFAMLGPSGSGKTTCLRLIAGFEQPTSGHIEIFGETAEGVPPYRRQVNTVFQDYALFPHLSILDNVAYGLMVKGVGKVERHRLAEQALELVKLPGYGARKPGQLSGGQRQRVALARALVNKPKVLLLDEPLGALDLKLREQMQEELKSLQRALGITFVFVTHDQGEALSMADRVAVFNNGGIVQAGSPQEIYNRPRTRFVADFVGSSNVIAPADMQRLGGEARWVSLRPEAIRLVSEGGIAATVVSESFLGSATRLHLRTGETAINVMVPAGRATPKPGEETRISWLASDLHYMDGEA